Proteins encoded together in one Rhea pennata isolate bPtePen1 chromosome 27, bPtePen1.pri, whole genome shotgun sequence window:
- the C27H19orf44 gene encoding uncharacterized protein C19orf44 homolog isoform X2, whose translation MAAVARARRAPAGGGQGHSDALHRTTPAAGRGGLPSSLSDLSVEDSELENTGKTPFPRSRFLKAQTGQGNRWYQPSGSTVAAAGRHPAQGALGSTSHARSSTALKKVAQLESKIMNRKKQMDLRNSELGQKPSDECFSSASSREHSARGNKYRKNYATACENVASSNAHPKEDESIQKSKENVAIKQQLVVDSDEEEMRELMESSLELSSRNENQRVPVNDSKQVGKDNSAEITLPRTGNIKQSHISLGSDGSKIKSLDELFSKAEDSTSRSSNDFRVNILSLDDLASDIPSETPELKQKRTDIQIVQKSKGDPPKDTFQVKNDQTSLKTTSAVTGMNDVSEGIIERIVTEAEISEHLSGVSADFPRHRQDYVDHDNRTINSEYSEDFEKSLSETDSESVSKTSEEQPKSCTYSGKDPSSSALSPLFARERHDQVHRVTVRETAVQTVDSPFTYCWSKTNNSAVLGPPVGNGYIDPVPIASHVISMDTVEALTAYSPSVLVLNDMLKQHLMLTQQFVENIHHLHLSLVASLENEQFHYHTLEEAKEYIKNHKSPPLTIEQALQEIEKAQEQKLL comes from the exons aTGGCCGCAGTCGCTCGGGCGCGGAGGGCGCCCGCGGGGGGAGGGCAG GGACACAGCGATGCTCTCCACAGGACAacccccgcggccgggcgcggcggcctCCCAAGCTCCCTTAGTGACCTGTCTGTGGAGGACTCGGAGCTGGAGAATACTGGAAAAACGCCGTTCCCTCGCAGCAGATTCCTGAAGGCGCAAACTGGGCAGGGAAACAGGTGGTACCAGCCGTCCGGAAGCACCGTGGCGGCCGCGGGCAGGCACCCGGCACAAGGCGCCCTGGGTAGCACCTCCCACGCACGATCGAGCACTGCCCTGAAGAAGGTGGCACAGCTAGAAAGCAAAATCATGAATCGGAAAAAGCAGATGGACTTGCGAAACAGTGAGTTGGGCCAGAAGCCTTCAGATGAGTGCTTTTCATCTGCTTCCAGTCGTGAACACAGTGCAAGAGGCAACAAATATCGGAAGAACTATGCTACAGCCTGTGAAAATGTGGCCTCCAGTAATGCCCATCCTAAGGAAGATGAAAGCATCCAGAAATCTAAAGAGAATGTGGCGATTAAACAACAGCTTGTTGTGGATAGTGatgaagaggaaatgagagaatTGATGGAGAGCTCCTTGGAGCTTTCCAGTAGAAATGAGAATCAGAGGGTACCTGTAAATGATTCTAAACAGGTGGGAAAG GACAATTCTGCAGAGATTACACTGCCCAGAACAGGCAACATCAAGCAAAGCCACATATCACTTGGAAGTGATGGAAGTAAAATAAAGTCATTAGATGAGTtattttcaaaggcagaagATTCAACGAGCCGAAGTTCAAATG ACTTCAGAGTGAATATCCTGAGCCTTGATGACTTGGCATCAGATATCCCCAGTGAGACACCAGAATTAAAGCAGAAA aggACAGACATTCAAATTGTCCAAAAATCAAAGGGAGACCCCCCAAAAGATACATTCCAAGTGAAAAATGACCAAACATCCCTTAAAACGACAAGTGCAGTAACTGGTATGAATGATGTATCTGAAGGGATTATTGAAAGAATCGTGACTGAAGCTGAAATCTCTGAGCATTTAAGTGGAGTTTCTGCAGATTTTCCTAGACACAGACAAGATTATGTTGATCACGACAACAGAACTATTAATTCAGAATATTCTGAAGACTTTGAAAAGTCCCTGTCTGAAACAGACAGTGAATCTGTATCGAAAACGTCAGAGGAACAACCTAAGAGTTGCACGTATTCTGGAAAAGACCCATCTTCTTCAGCATTGTCGCCTTTATTTGCCAGAGAGAGGCATGACCAGGTACACAGAGTAACTGTAAGGGAAACTGCAGTTCAGACGGTTGATTCTCCATTTACGTATTGCTGGTCAAAGA CAAACAATTCTGCAGTGCTTGGCCCACCTGTAGGAAATGGCTACATTGATCCAGTACCTATCGCTAGTCACGTCATCAGCATGGATACAGTAGAAG CCTTGACAGCATACAGTCCGTCAGTTCTTGTTTTAAATGACATGTTAAAACAGCACTTGATGTTGACTCAACAGTTTGTAGAGAACATCCACCACCTTCACTTATCCCTTGTGGCTTCATTAGAGAACGAGCAGTTCCACTATCATACACTGGAAGAGGCTAAAGAG tacaTCAAGAATCACAAATCCCCACCTTTAACAATTGAGCAAGCACTCCAAGAAATTGAGAAAGCACAGGAGCAGAAACTGCTTTGA
- the C27H19orf44 gene encoding uncharacterized protein C19orf44 homolog isoform X1 produces MAAVARARRAPAGGGQGHSDALHRTTPAAGRGGLPSSLSDLSVEDSELENTGKTPFPRSRFLKAQTGQGNRWYQPSGSTVAAAGRHPAQGALGSTSHARSSTALKKVAQLESKIMNRKKQMDLRNSELGQKPSDECFSSASSREHSARGNKYRKNYATACENVASSNAHPKEDESIQKSKENVAIKQQLVVDSDEEEMRELMESSLELSSRNENQRVPVNDSKQVGKSETTVSSRIPLPSHKESSLTKISKAPSFRRKDSEKNIFLGVNSLIPSPTSRNLSGLNNVRSQSLSSSMKDNSAEITLPRTGNIKQSHISLGSDGSKIKSLDELFSKAEDSTSRSSNDFRVNILSLDDLASDIPSETPELKQKRTDIQIVQKSKGDPPKDTFQVKNDQTSLKTTSAVTGMNDVSEGIIERIVTEAEISEHLSGVSADFPRHRQDYVDHDNRTINSEYSEDFEKSLSETDSESVSKTSEEQPKSCTYSGKDPSSSALSPLFARERHDQVHRVTVRETAVQTVDSPFTYCWSKTNNSAVLGPPVGNGYIDPVPIASHVISMDTVEALTAYSPSVLVLNDMLKQHLMLTQQFVENIHHLHLSLVASLENEQFHYHTLEEAKEYIKNHKSPPLTIEQALQEIEKAQEQKLL; encoded by the exons aTGGCCGCAGTCGCTCGGGCGCGGAGGGCGCCCGCGGGGGGAGGGCAG GGACACAGCGATGCTCTCCACAGGACAacccccgcggccgggcgcggcggcctCCCAAGCTCCCTTAGTGACCTGTCTGTGGAGGACTCGGAGCTGGAGAATACTGGAAAAACGCCGTTCCCTCGCAGCAGATTCCTGAAGGCGCAAACTGGGCAGGGAAACAGGTGGTACCAGCCGTCCGGAAGCACCGTGGCGGCCGCGGGCAGGCACCCGGCACAAGGCGCCCTGGGTAGCACCTCCCACGCACGATCGAGCACTGCCCTGAAGAAGGTGGCACAGCTAGAAAGCAAAATCATGAATCGGAAAAAGCAGATGGACTTGCGAAACAGTGAGTTGGGCCAGAAGCCTTCAGATGAGTGCTTTTCATCTGCTTCCAGTCGTGAACACAGTGCAAGAGGCAACAAATATCGGAAGAACTATGCTACAGCCTGTGAAAATGTGGCCTCCAGTAATGCCCATCCTAAGGAAGATGAAAGCATCCAGAAATCTAAAGAGAATGTGGCGATTAAACAACAGCTTGTTGTGGATAGTGatgaagaggaaatgagagaatTGATGGAGAGCTCCTTGGAGCTTTCCAGTAGAAATGAGAATCAGAGGGTACCTGTAAATGATTCTAAACAGGTGGGAAAG AGTGAGACTACAGTGTCATCAAGAATACCTCTTCCATCTCATAAGGAAAGTTCTCTGACAAAGATATCTAAAGCACCTTCTTTTCGCAGGAaagactcagaaaaaaacatttttcttggagTTAATTCACTAATCCCTTCACCAACCAGTAGAAACTTGTCAGGACTAAATAATGTGAGATCTCAATCACTGTCTTCTTCCATGAAGGACAATTCTGCAGAGATTACACTGCCCAGAACAGGCAACATCAAGCAAAGCCACATATCACTTGGAAGTGATGGAAGTAAAATAAAGTCATTAGATGAGTtattttcaaaggcagaagATTCAACGAGCCGAAGTTCAAATG ACTTCAGAGTGAATATCCTGAGCCTTGATGACTTGGCATCAGATATCCCCAGTGAGACACCAGAATTAAAGCAGAAA aggACAGACATTCAAATTGTCCAAAAATCAAAGGGAGACCCCCCAAAAGATACATTCCAAGTGAAAAATGACCAAACATCCCTTAAAACGACAAGTGCAGTAACTGGTATGAATGATGTATCTGAAGGGATTATTGAAAGAATCGTGACTGAAGCTGAAATCTCTGAGCATTTAAGTGGAGTTTCTGCAGATTTTCCTAGACACAGACAAGATTATGTTGATCACGACAACAGAACTATTAATTCAGAATATTCTGAAGACTTTGAAAAGTCCCTGTCTGAAACAGACAGTGAATCTGTATCGAAAACGTCAGAGGAACAACCTAAGAGTTGCACGTATTCTGGAAAAGACCCATCTTCTTCAGCATTGTCGCCTTTATTTGCCAGAGAGAGGCATGACCAGGTACACAGAGTAACTGTAAGGGAAACTGCAGTTCAGACGGTTGATTCTCCATTTACGTATTGCTGGTCAAAGA CAAACAATTCTGCAGTGCTTGGCCCACCTGTAGGAAATGGCTACATTGATCCAGTACCTATCGCTAGTCACGTCATCAGCATGGATACAGTAGAAG CCTTGACAGCATACAGTCCGTCAGTTCTTGTTTTAAATGACATGTTAAAACAGCACTTGATGTTGACTCAACAGTTTGTAGAGAACATCCACCACCTTCACTTATCCCTTGTGGCTTCATTAGAGAACGAGCAGTTCCACTATCATACACTGGAAGAGGCTAAAGAG tacaTCAAGAATCACAAATCCCCACCTTTAACAATTGAGCAAGCACTCCAAGAAATTGAGAAAGCACAGGAGCAGAAACTGCTTTGA
- the CALR3 gene encoding calreticulin-3, which translates to MAAAGLRRGPGSAPAAGALRLVLLLGAALGPVRAAVYFQEQFLDGANWHKRWMNSEYKPDLGKFKLTAGKFYGDPVRDKGLQTSENSKFYAISSRFKPFSNKGKTLIIQYTVKHEQKIDCGGGYVKIFSSNLDQKNLSGDSHYYIMFGPDICGSETKKVHVILNYKNKPHPIKKPIRCKVDGYTHLYTLIIRPDQTYKVKIDNEVVASGNLEDDLDFLQPRKINDPRVKKPSDWDDRVQIDDPNDVKPADWDEPEYITDTSARKPEDWDDSVNGEWHHPMVKNPLYRGEWKPRQIDNPNYRGVWPHPQIDNPNYSPDFSIYSYENISIIGLDIWQVRAGTIFDNFLITDDEEYAEDFGDETWGETKGPEKEMNIKQTEEEQQRERATEEKYLEERFKKVEREKESRRDRSVRHAIKKEDL; encoded by the exons ATGGCTGCGGCCGGGCTGCGACGGGGCCCTGGGAGCGCCCCGGCCGCTGGAGCGCTGCGGCTGGTCCTGCTTCTCGGAGCCGCGCTGGGGCCTGTCCGGGCCGCAGTGTATTTCCAGGAGCAGTTTCTGGACGGAG CCAACTGGCACAAGAGGTGGATGAATTCTGAGTACAAGCCAGACTTGGGGAAGTTTAAACTCACAGCTGGGAAGTTTTATGGAGATCCAGTGCGTGATAAAG GTCTACAAACTAGtgaaaattctaaattttatgCTATCTCCTCACGATTTAAACCATTTAGTAACAAAGGGAAGACTCTGATCATTCAGTATACTGTGAAACATGAGCAGAAGATAGATTGTGGTGGAGGATATGTTAaaattttttcctcaaacttGGATCAGAAGAACCTGAGTGGAGATTCACATTATTACATCATGTTTG GGCCAGATATTTGTGGATCTGAGACAAAGAAGGTCCATGTTATTTTGAATTACAAGAATAAACCTCATCCAATCAAGAAACCAATCAGATGCAAG GTTGATGGATATACACATTTGTATACTTTGATTATAAGGCCAGATCAGACTTACAAAGTAAAAATTGATAATGAAGTGGTTGCATCTGGCAATTTAGAAGATGATTTAGATTTTTTGCaaccaaggaaaataaatgatcCAAGAGTGAAGAAACCTAGTGACTGGGATGATAGAGTTCAAATTGATGATCCAAATGACGTCAAACCTGCG GATTGGGATGAACCCGAATACATTACAGACACCAGTGCTCGGAAACCTGAAGATTGGGATGATTCTGTGAATGGAGAATGGCACCATCCTATGGTCAAGAATCCTCTATACAGA GGTGAATGGAAACCAAGGCAGATTGATAACCCAAATTATAGaggagtttggccccatccACAGATTGACAATCCAAATTATTCACCAGACTTCAGTATTTACAGCTATGAAAATATTAGCATCATTGGACTAGATATCTGGCAG GTGAGAGCTGGCACAATTTTTGACAACTTTTTGATAACTGATGATGAAGAATATGCAGAGGACTTTGGAGATGAAACCTGGGGAGAAACAAAG GGTCCTGAGAAGGAAATGAACATAAAACAGActgaggaagagcagcagagagaaagggccacagaagaaaaatacttggagGAAAGGTTTAAGAaggtagagagagaaaaagaatctaGAAGGGATAGATCAGTGAGGCATGCTATCAAGAAAGAAGACCtttaa